The window TCTTGTTCTGCCAGCGTGCTAGCAGTGTCTCATGCTCCTGGCGATAGGGAAGTGGGGACAGCCTTACTTGAGCCAGACCCCAGCCTTGGCATCACATCCACCTAAAGGGAGATCTTACCCAGTTCCCTAAACATCCAGGGTTTCTTAAATTGTATCCCCTACACAAAAACCTTGGGGGAATTCTGCCCTTAGAAGCTCATTCAGAGGCTGGGGCCCGGGGAAGTGTTAGAGACTCACATTGCGGGGACGGATACAGACTCGCTCATGAACCATGTTCATGCCTGGGACAATCACACTCATCTTCCGAGGCCCCTTGAAGCCTAGGACATTTGTCTCCTGGGAAAACAAGAGAATTTAGCGCTGGCTACCTCAAATTGCTTATCCATGGGGAAACTGAGCCAAGGAGgtaaagaggaagaggaataaaatgtctgCAACGTCTATACTTGATAGTCTAGTAGTCACCTCTAAAGGTAGCACAGCCTGAACCACTCCCATTTACAGCCCCGCTTGCTTCAGTCCATGGCGGCTCAGCACTTAGATCCGCTCACGTGAACTGGAGTCTTATTACTTCACTCTCACACCCATTCCTAACCTATCCACGGTTTCCAGAGAGCACCAGAATCTAAGGTCACCAGACAGCCACTAACGCGACTCCTTGTTCCTGCCCTGGGCCCCCAAGGCTCTTCTCCCCACCATGTGGTCTCAGCACAGCACCCTGACAGTCCTAGTAAAGGGCATGTTTTCTTCCCCGCTGAAACTCTTACTTCATCTCCAGGGCTTACTGATTCGGCCCCCATCCTTAGTTTCCTTGCTATCTTAAGTCTCTTCTGCAATTACCCTGCCCtcctcagacatacacacagctgGTTTTCACGTCTGATCTTTACTCAAGAGTTACCTTGCCCTCCCTGCTGTCCCTCCTAATGGTCCACACACACCTTGGCATTTCATATATCCATATCTCTAACGATTTTTAGCTCTAAGCATTGATCAAGAACGTACTTATTTCACTTACATCTGTCTTATGGCTTGTCTCTTAATAAGGATCTAAATGCCATAAGGGTTTGTTTCTATTTCCAATGTCCTAAGTCTTTTCAGCAGTGCCTGGAATGTAAATGGGCTCAGGCTGCTTCTCTAAATTtggccagcaggtggcactgtggGATCATCTGAAATGGCTATGGAGTCCTAAGTATCCCTGCCCAGATTCACAGGACACCCATCCTTCACTTCGGTAAATGAAGAAACCAAGTTTGTAACAGAGCATGCACTTATATTTATGTTCCAGTCCTGTCCTGGTTGGTATAATGTTAGCAAATGCCCCACCTCTAAGCTTCAGTTTCCAGACCCCAGAGGGAACAGCATCTCTGTTCCAAACTGGTTCTGAAAGGGCCCTGGTCCATGCAGTGCCTGGCACTGCAACTGTAGCACGGAGCTGTGAGTGAGTCCAGAAAGGAACCCAAGCATCTACTTCCTCCTGCCGAAGAGCATCCTGGGTCAGGCTGCAGAGCCAGGGATGGTTCCCTGAGATCCCTAGGTAGTTAGCCTGCTGTGGTCAGCACTCTGAAGACAGGTAGGGTCTAGGTCCCTGTCCAATACAGGGTCACTCTATAGAGGACAGCCCTTTTAGACGTAGCCTCGACTATCCGTCAAGATAAATGGATGGTCCCCACCCCAGTCAGGCACCGTGGCCTGAGTTTCATGTCTGCCTAAGAAACCAAGGACTCACATAGCACACAGCTGCCAGCTCCTGGCGCAAAGTTCCACTTTCCAGCGTAGAAGACGATGCCTTCTGAGGGTTGACGCCATTGTCATAAACAGTGAACTTGGTGCCCATCAGGTTGGACCTGAAGAAAGGCACAATCAATAGGCTCGTATACCTCTCCCCATGCTGTGGCACAGCCTGTTCTCTTACAAGAAGCCTACAGAGCATTATGGGATGGACCAGGGGCAGACCTGGGGACACAGCGGAGGTAATCCCACAAGCGGTCAACTCTGTGTCAACTAAACTCAAGGGGCATCCCGTTTCAGTGAAGGAAACCCAAGGAGTCAGTGTTCACAGGTTTCTATGAACCATAGGAGGGGAGAAGGGCACTGATTTTtctggaaaggaagcagagtggcATCTAGGAGGCCAGAGAAGGTTCTTCACCTCACAGAGAAGGACTGTCTCTGTCCTTTCCAGGGCTATGTCTAGCTTTGGTCACTCACGTCTCCACTTACTTGTCCTCAATGAGACCTCACTTGAGATCTCCCCACCTCACTTCTTCAGGGCTTCTTTGCAGCCCTGTCCCCTGGCTATAACCAGTGGGCCAAAGAAACTTTCCCACGGTGCCTGCATCAGCATCAGCATCCTGGTTTGACCTGTCACTCATGCTGGGCCTGTGCTCAATACCTTGGGACAGCTTAGTCCTGTCTGACTCAAGGCATAGACTAGCCTGCGGCTGGACTTGATGGAGAAGATACTCAGAGATTTCGGAAGACTTTCtggcccctccctccctcgcctTCCTGGAAGAGCACTGGTACCGCAATTTCCCAATATAGCTGTCGCCTCCCCGAGACAAGTCTGTCGGGTCCACAGAGATGAGGTAATTGGAagttttgctcttctttctcttccttcccgcCAGGAGGAATACCTTAAAGAGGACAGCAATTCACATTCCAGATCTAGCCTCTAGCCCATAATTATGGTGGTCACCCACACATCTGGGCTCACACACAAATGGTCACCTTGCTTCATCTTCCCCAACACAGCTatgcgtgcacatacatacaaggaCTGACAAACCCCTGATTCCACATGAAATACTATTTTCCCTGGAGAGGTCAGAGTCAGAACTGAGTTTCCCTCCATATTCTAGCCTCCTGGCCTTCAAACTGAAAACACATGCCCAGAGGAACTCACCTTCTTGCCGTCCTCACGGTCTAAATGCAGAAAGTAGGTGGGGTACATGCCCCGGTCCATCCCCTTCTTGTCCCGAGTGATACGGCATTTGACAGTGATCCCCTGTGGGGCTGGCCTCAGAGCAAACTCCTCTAGATCCTGGACCTCAATCTCCACTGGTGGCTCTGGGGCTGCTGGGCTGGGGGCTGAGGCTGCCTCCTATGGAGAGGGAGAGTAAAAACCGAAATCAAAAGGCTCTCCACTTCAGACTGGTGGTCTAGGAGAAGAGTGTGCCTCCTGATTCagtgaggggaaggagagggaggtcAGGATCTCGAAATGTGGATGTGGCTGCCGTGACCCAACGTGAGGAGCTGTCCTCTAgcctcttcctttcctcagcagttgctggaggtggaggcagggataAGGGCAGGCTCTCAGGAGGGCATCCTGTCCAAGTCCAGCTCTCCCTGCATCCTGGCCCTTTGATCTTgctgaagagacagggagcaCAGCGTAGAAGCAGAAGAGCCTAGCTTTAGAGCCTTCATATAGACACCTCACCCAAGGGAAGCCAGCACCTCATAATGTTGACATGCACACAAACTACCACCTCATGTTCTAGTCTACCAACTTGACGTAGCATAGTCAAGGGGTGAAGAGGCTTGTGCTTGCCCAGACCAAACTCATCTGTGGCCATGTCTATGATGGtcttgatgtgagagggcccggTCCCTGTGGGTGCCAccatccttgggcaggtgggCTCAGGCTATATAAAGCTAACTGAGCGTGAACCTGAAATGAGTgtgccagcaagcagcactcctctaaAGGCTCTGCTTGAGTACCCTTGATGATGGATGTGACAGCACAcgccgaataaaccctttcctcaccaagaTGCTTCCAGTCAGTGTTTCTATTCCAACAGGGAACAAATTAGACCACCACCCACTGGCAGACCTGACCACTGATACGAGCCTCCTACAGGGGATAAGGGCTCCTCCTCTTCACTCACCTTGACAGACTTTCTGCTGGTGGCAGAGCTAGGGCGGGTGTTGCTGTTTAGCTGGGAGGAGCTAGAGCTGttttcatcctcctcctcttcctcatcaaaGCTCATGCTGCTGGAGATGCCTATGgtgagcagagaccatggagggatgaGCAAGCAGACAGGTTTTCTAGTGAGAATTTAGGCAGTCACATGTCAATGTGCGTTCAGACGCATGACCCACCTACGCCCAGACGCTCATACAGCCATCTGCACACACCCTCACATTGCTGTATGTCCTCCCTCTCATCCAGACACATACAgggacacacacatgaactggGGCTTGTCACGATTCTCTTTGGGGTGCATTCCCACCACCCGATTTTAGCTCAGTCCCTACATCGCACCCCTGTTCACTCTCAGGTACATCATCCCTATGGCTCGTGTAGCAAAGCCTGAGCCGAGCCAACCCTGCACAGGGAACCTCCTCTTCTAAGGGCCATGGGTGGCAGACCCTGCAAGGGAGCCTCCTCTTCTAAGGGCCACGGGTGGCAGACCCTGCACAGGGAACCTCTTCTAAGGGCCACGGGTGGCAGACCCTGCAAGGGAACCTCCTCTTCTAAGGGCCAGGGGTGGCATAGGCCACTGACCCCGACATAGACTCTGGCTTAGGTCCTTGCTCGGTCTGTGGGTGGCACTGACTCTGCTTTCCCCGGCTTGCCCTGAGCCGGTCTCAGTTCTCTCTGACCCAGAATGCTACTCTGGGTGGCCTTAAAAGTTCTTTCCTCGGGAAGTAGTCTTTCTGTAGGTTCCTCATAGTGTGTCTGTATCTGCTGGCTGCACCCAGAACTCCCTGGAGTTAGGGCTCATGCTAGAGAAATTGGGTAGTGAGTTTCCAAGGAGGAGCTGACCAGACTCCCAGCAGCTCATCAGACAAATGGACAACTTCTTGTTGTCcaaacaaaagggggaaaattctGCACACGAACTGGGGCTTCATGGGAGCTACAGACAGGGTTAGGCTGCTGGCTGGCTACTCCAGTTTGTACTTCTTTTTCTTAACTTGGCCTTATCAGGAGCCCTGGTCCAAAACTTCTCATCTGACTCCAATAATGTCCCTCTATGACATCCAGGGATGGACTGGACCAAACATAAGAAGGCTATTTTCTTGGAGGAGAGTGTAGCTAAGAACCTGGGACTGAGCTTTGGTCCCAGCTGGGCCCCCATGGGGCTCACCCTTCCTCTGCATCGTGGCACGGAGGTCCTGCCCGCTGGGCCGTGTGCCCCCACCGGCTGCTGTCTCCCCTGCATCCTTGGCGTGGTCTGACTGTCCCACAGTCAGGATCTGCACTGGGCCTTGGGCCTCAGACTTGTCTTCTGCCAGAGTTGTTGGCCCGCtggtgcctgcaggccagatacTCCTGAGTTACATCCAGAGGGTGCGGAAAGCttggattctcaggtgtccagaAGGGAGGGGGATGGATGGCAGGGCCCTCTGCAAAACCTTGTTTGCAAAATTGGCTtaacaaaaccaaactaacaaCTATTGTAAAGGGGCATGggcttcatttcttctcttctttcccccaaGATACCTGCCAAGGGTTGGTTCGAAATACTCCACATCCTTAAGACAGACAATAACCATCTACAAAACCAACTGCACAGTGGCAAGAACGAGACAGGAAACAAAGATCAATGCAAAGCACAGTTGCAGGCAGTAGTGCTTCCCGGACACAGACATCTACAAGCTACACATGCTGGTGTCCTCTCTTCGCACACTCCACACGTACAGTACGCTCGCGTACGTCATCAAAAATAGGGCCCTCCTCAAACACCACGGCTGGCCCAGTTGCCTTCCCAAGCACAGGGCCTCCCGTCCCACGTGCCCTGTCATCTGCTTGCACAGCCTGCCTTCTTTACATTCCCTGCCCGAGGGGCTGCAACTTGAGTTACAGAAAAGACCTGGCCCACGGGGAGCAGCTTCTCTGCCTGGCTGAGCTTGTCTGCTCTAAAAACCCAAGGATCCCGACACTCCACTATTCAACTATGACGCAATGACTGGATATCAATGGCCTTGAACAAGGCTGGAAGAAACAGTAGCCAGGAAACAGGACTCGGGGTAGTGGCCACCATCATGTCATTGATCTCTAGGAATCTGTTAGACTGAGGGGCAGAGAGTTCTGGGGATAGGGCAGGAAGTTGGGAGAAATCCACATGAGAAGGCAGAGCCGGCAAATGCTGTGGGAGCAGAGAGCTTCCACCGAAGGGAGCATCCTGGCTTGGTATTGGATGAGGGAGCTCGGGCTGAGGTAAGCTGGGAGGAAAGGGGTGGTCCTGGGCCACAGCTAAGCGGTACTTCACTTCCTGGCAGTCTGACAAAGCCTTGCACACCACAAACTAGCCAAGGTACTCAGGAGCTAGGCAAAGCCTACTGATGGGCAGGCACCCTGGGCACACCTGAGCTCCCGCTCACTGAGCATGCTCATTCTGCACCACCTCAAGTCTAGAGGATAAGCTCTGCCCCCACAGAAGCCAGGCCTCTAGCAGGTCTGAGGAGAAGTCCGGCTAACCTTTATgctttcccttcttctccttcctaggGGCCCCACCCTGGCCCCCCGATGCAGCGGCTGCCTTAGTTTTCTTGGCTGAAGCTGGTGCTGGTGGACGGGTGGCTCCCAGTTGCACACTGGCAAGCGAGTCGGCCTCTTGAACTGCACAGGAGAGAACCCAAGACAAAAATGGGCATCGGGTGAGATTAGCGCTGCCACTTGCCCACAGGTCCCACCCAGCCCTGGTGCAGCTCTTCACCTGCATCATCAACCCACTCATCATCAACCCACGGGTCAAGGGCAGGACCTCAGCCTTCTATAGTGTCGTCGACAGCTAGGAACCAAAGTTCTGCGCCTGGGCAGGTGCAGTGGGGTGGTGTCATGAGAATGTGccatggaggacaggaaggacacAAAGGTTGTGTATTCTGAAAGAGACCGCAGACAGGGACTCCTCCAGAAAGCCTGCAGAGCCCGTGGGATCCGGTGTAAGGGAGGAGGGGCTGTATAAAATGAAGAGCTAGACACACTAACAGGGAACTACCGGGAAAAGCACAGCCAGTGTCCTCCACGATCTCAATATAGGAGGGCCCTAATCTATGAACAGTTTCTGAATGCTCAGAAGATGACCACCAACAGCCTCCAGCCTGATAGGCTCCCccgctccttcctcagcctcaccACACACTCTGCCATCCAGCGTGCATCCAGCTCCACCAGGCAGCTTTAGTGCCGCACACGAACCACGCTCCTTTTATGTTAGCGTGTCATTGCCTGATTGTCCTTTCCATCTGAGTAATTCCTACTTCTGACTTTCTGGGAGCTCCAAAGAAGCTGTCCCCCACTGCCCAGTGAGAGCCAGTGCCTTGCCACCTCCTCACACAGCCTGGCCTCTTCCCACAAGGCAAACTGCAACCACCTGCTGAACTCTGCCACCTAGACTGGAAGTTCTGTGGCCAGAGACCACACCTGTCTGCTCTCTACGTACCCACAGCCACTAGTCCGCATCCCTTCACTGAATCCTTAGgagattcatgtgtgtgtaccatgaaTGAGCTTGGCCACAGGTCAAACACTGGGACTGTCAGTTCCAGTCACTCCCTTAGCCACCTCTGGCAGTGAGTGCCTGCATTAACACCACCAGCCAGCAGGTGGCAGGGCGCGAGGTAGTTAAAGCTAGGGATGCAGTGAGCAGAAGCATGGGTCTTGCTCAAACAGCAGCTGTGCAGCAGCCTCTCTCAGCTTTGTCCATCACTCAAAGCTGGACAAAGATAGCGGGCCCCAGAGAAACACCAGGAACTTCACACATGTCCAGTGTATCCTATGGGGAAACCACTTAAGGCCTCACCTATTCTGACCTCAGTGGGGAACagcaaggacctgaatttgggaCCAGTAATCACTGTGGTTCCTTCTATTTTCAGAGTGCTAAGGCTGACTCCCCCTTTTCATAAGTGAAGCAAAAAGTAGGAGAGAGGATAAGCAACTTGCCACATCCATCAGCAAGTCTTGCCGTGGTAAAAGGCAGTGGCAAAGCAAGCCAGGTTGCATAGGACCAAAGCCAGTGGCTATTTTCCCTGAATGAAATTATAACATAGCAAACCAGGCACTAAATGCGATCCTCAGCCCTGACAAATGCCCAGACACAGCTTTCATTATCAGGGATAAAGTGTGTTTCCTCAGAagatgtgtgtgcgcatgtgctagCCGCGACCTATGCAATAGGTGAATGACTCCTAAGTCCTTCCCTTTAAAGCATCACGATGCTGTTGGGTGAACTAACAGCTGAGCTAGCAGAAGGGGAAGAACCTGAGACACTGTAGGGTAGGGGGACAAGGTCTCTGGTCAGAGGAAGAAAGTCCTCCCTGAACTGCAAACAATACCTGTAGTTGAACGGGACTGGAGGCTCCAGGCAGAAAGGAATCCCAGAAGAAAGCACTTCCTAACCTACCCACAAAAGCCAGGAAGGCGCCCATGGCCTAACTCCCAATTACATCTGTGCAGGAATCAGCCACCTGCGTGGCTGGCACCTCCCAGCAGAGGGCAGTAAAGGCTGAGTCCGTCTAGCTCTCTCTCACAAACCCTGTGGCACTGAACCCTGGAGAAAACTGGAGAAAGTCCTGGACACCCAGATGGGCAGAACGGGCTCTGAGATAATTTCCAAACTGGGCTCTGCTGAATTCCAGGTGTAAGGAAGGCAGCCCTGAGGGATTCAGGCCTCAGCCAGGAGCAGTGACTTACAGGTCAGAAGCCAGGCACACTGAGGAGGCAAGATCTCAGAGGAAGAGGCAAATGACAGGGAGCGTCTACCCTGAGTAAGACAGGAAGCCGGGAGAGGGGTTCCTCACAGGAGAGAATGCTGGCAGGCATAGGAGCTCAGGGACAGATCAGAAACCTGGACCTTGGAACTCCCCGATCCATCAAGCTAGAGCCTTTTGGCCTCAGAACCTGACACAGGAGGTGGCCATCTGGACATAAACAGGGGCCCAAGGTTAAGgatatctctctgcctttttcacTCAGCTGTCCAGCTGAGCCAGACACAAATTTAGCCTAGGCAAACCCTACAGGGTGAGTCCTGTGGTTCCCCCAAGTCCCCTGTACCA of the Chionomys nivalis chromosome 8, mChiNiv1.1, whole genome shotgun sequence genome contains:
- the Tub gene encoding tubby protein homolog isoform X1 — encoded protein: MEGVSSHRTLSYSRWSYDSVLDDEGSNLRQQKLDRQRALLEQKQKKKRQEPLMVQANADGRPRSRRARQSEEQAPLVESYLSSSGSTSYQVQEADSLASVQLGATRPPAPASAKKTKAAAASGGQGGAPRKEKKGKHKGTSGPTTLAEDKSEAQGPVQILTVGQSDHAKDAGETAAGGGTRPSGQDLRATMQRKGISSSMSFDEEEEEDENSSSSSQLNSNTRPSSATSRKSVKEAASAPSPAAPEPPVEIEVQDLEEFALRPAPQGITVKCRITRDKKGMDRGMYPTYFLHLDREDGKKVFLLAGRKRKKSKTSNYLISVDPTDLSRGGDSYIGKLRSNLMGTKFTVYDNGVNPQKASSSTLESGTLRQELAAVCYETNVLGFKGPRKMSVIVPGMNMVHERVCIRPRNEHETLLARWQNKNTETIIELQNKTPVWNDDTQSYVLNFHGRVTQASVKNFQIIHGNDPDYIVMQFGRVAEDVFTMDYNYPLCALQAFAIALSSFDSKLACE
- the Tub gene encoding tubby protein homolog isoform X3, producing the protein MEGVSSHRTLSYSRWSYDSVLDDEGSNLRQQKLDRQRALLEQKQKKKRQEPLMVQANADGRPRSRRARQSEEQAPLVESYLSSSGSTSYQVQEADSLASVQLGATRPPAPASAKKTKAAAASGGQGGAPRKEKKGKHKGISSSMSFDEEEEEDENSSSSSQLNSNTRPSSATSRKSVKEAASAPSPAAPEPPVEIEVQDLEEFALRPAPQGITVKCRITRDKKGMDRGMYPTYFLHLDREDGKKVFLLAGRKRKKSKTSNYLISVDPTDLSRGGDSYIGKLRSNLMGTKFTVYDNGVNPQKASSSTLESGTLRQELAAVCYETNVLGFKGPRKMSVIVPGMNMVHERVCIRPRNEHETLLARWQNKNTETIIELQNKTPVWNDDTQSYVLNFHGRVTQASVKNFQIIHGNDPDYIVMQFGRVAEDVFTMDYNYPLCALQAFAIALSSFDSKLACE
- the Tub gene encoding tubby protein homolog isoform X2, which codes for MTSKPHSDWIPYSVLDDEGSNLRQQKLDRQRALLEQKQKKKRQEPLMVQANADGRPRSRRARQSEEQAPLVESYLSSSGSTSYQVQEADSLASVQLGATRPPAPASAKKTKAAAASGGQGGAPRKEKKGKHKGTSGPTTLAEDKSEAQGPVQILTVGQSDHAKDAGETAAGGGTRPSGQDLRATMQRKGISSSMSFDEEEEEDENSSSSSQLNSNTRPSSATSRKSVKEAASAPSPAAPEPPVEIEVQDLEEFALRPAPQGITVKCRITRDKKGMDRGMYPTYFLHLDREDGKKVFLLAGRKRKKSKTSNYLISVDPTDLSRGGDSYIGKLRSNLMGTKFTVYDNGVNPQKASSSTLESGTLRQELAAVCYETNVLGFKGPRKMSVIVPGMNMVHERVCIRPRNEHETLLARWQNKNTETIIELQNKTPVWNDDTQSYVLNFHGRVTQASVKNFQIIHGNDPDYIVMQFGRVAEDVFTMDYNYPLCALQAFAIALSSFDSKLACE